The DNA region ACGCTCACACGACCGGAACCGGGACCCGGACCGACTGGGCGGCGGCCTGGCAGCGCAGCTGGGACCGTCAGCAGGAGTGGTACATGCCCGACCGCGAGGAACGCTTCCGCGTGATGCTCGACATGGTCGAGGCGCTCGTGGGACCGGAGCCCCGCGTGCTCGACCTCGCCTGCGGTACGGGGAGTATCACGAGCCGGCTGCTCCGGCGGTTCCCGGGCGCCACCAGCACCGGCGTCGACCTCGACCCCGCGCTCCTCGCCATCGCCGAGGGCACCTTCGCCGGCGACGCCCGCGTCAGCCTCGTGGCCGCCGACCTCAAGGACCCCGCCTGGACCGAGGCGCTGCCGTACGACACGTACGACGCCGTCCTCACCGCCACGGCCCTTCATTGGCTGCACAGCGAGCCCCTGGCCGCGCTCTACGGGCAGCTCGCCGGGCTCGTCCGCGACGGCGGCGTCCTGATGAACGCCGACCACATGATCGACACCTCCACGCCCCGCATCAACGCCGCCGAGCGCGCCCAGCGGCACGCCCGGATGGACCGCGAGAAGGCCGCCGGGGTGCTCGACTGGGCCGACTGGTGGGCGCTCGCCGCCAAGGACCCGGTGCTCGCCGAGCCCACCGCCCGCCGCTTCGAGATCTACGGCGAGCACGCCGACGGCGACATGCCCGCGCCCCGCTGGCACGCCGACGCCCTCCGCGCCGCCGGCTTCGGCGAGGCCCGCACCGTCTGGGCCTCGCCCTCCGACACCCTGCTCCTCGCCGTGAAGTAGGGCCAGGGGGACGCCGGAAGGGGCGGTACGGGCTCGCGCCCGTACCGCCCCTTCCCGTACGCCCGAAGCGCCGGGCAGCGCCTTACAGCACCTTCGACAGGAACGCCTTCGTCCGGTCGTGCTGCGGGTTCGTCAGGACGTCCCTCGGGTTGCCCGACTCGACCACCACGCCGCCGTCCATGAAGACCAGCGAGTCGCCGACCTCCCTGGCGAAGCCCATCTCGTGCGTGACGACGATCATCGTCATGCCCGACTCGGCCAGGTCGCGCATGACGTCGAGGACGTCACCCACGAGCTCCGGGTCGAGCGCCGAGGTCGGCTCGTCGAAGAGCATCAGCTTCGGCTCCATCGCCAGCGCACGGGCGATGGCGACGCGCTGCTGCTGGCCGCCGGAGAGCTGCGACGGGTAGTTGCCCATCTTGTCCCGCAGGCCGACCCGGTCGAGCAGCCGCTCGGCGCGCTCGCGCGCCACCGCCTTGGACTCGCCCTTCACCTGGATCGGCGCCTCCATGACATTGGCCAGGGCCGTCATGTGCGGGAACAGGTTGAAGCGCTGGAAGACCATGCCGATGTCACGGCGCTGGACCGCGACCTCGCTGTCCTTCAGCTCGTAGAGCTTGTCGCCCTTCTGCCGGTAGCCCACCAGCTCGCCGTCGACCGAGAGCCGGCCGCCGTCGATGCGCTCCAGGTGGTTGATGCAGCGCAGGAAGGTGGACTTCCCGGAGCCGGAGGGGCCGACGAGGCAGAAGACCTCGCCGTTCTGCACCTCCAGGTCGATGCCGCGGAGGATGTGCGCGGCTCCGTAGGACTTGTGGACGCCTTCGGCTTTTACCATGGGCTCGGTCATGCCGACATCTCCGGGGAACGCTTGAACGTGGCCAGGTTCTTCTTGACCCGCTGCCACGGGGTGGGCGGCAGGTTACGGGTCGAACCGCGGGCGAAACGACGCTCCAGGTAGTACTGGCCGACGCTGAACACGCTGGTCAGCGCGAGGTACCAGATCGAGGCCACGAAGAGCATCTCCATCACGGCGCCGGCCGTGTTTCCGATGTTCGAGGAGGCCCGCAGGAGCTCGGTGTACTGCACGGCCGAGACCAGCGACGAGGTCTTCAGCATGTTGATGAACTCGTTGCCCGTCGGCGGCACGATCACGCGCATGGCCTGCGGCAGCACGACCCGCCACATGGTCTTCGTCTGCGACATGCCGAGCGCGTGCGCCGCCTCGGTCTGGCCCTCGTCGACCGACTGGATGCCGGCCCGGACGATCTCCGCCATGTAGGCGCCCTCGTTGAGGCCGAGGCCGAGCAGGGCGACCATGAACGGCGTCATGACGTCCACGGTCTCGTTCTTGTAGATCGGCCCGAGGTTGATGTACTGGAAGATCAGCGACAGGTTGAACCACACCAGCAGCTGCACGTACACCGGGGTGCCCCGGAAGAACCAGATGTACAGCCACGCGACCGCGCCGGTGACCGGGTTCTTCGACAGGCGCATCACCGCGAACAGGATGCCGAGCACGAGGCCCAGCGCCATGGAGGCGACGCTGATGATCACGGTGTTGCCGAGACCGTCGAGGACGGACGGGTCGAACACCTTGTCCCACACGGTGTC from Streptomyces fradiae includes:
- a CDS encoding trans-aconitate 2-methyltransferase — translated: MTDTKDATDAHTTGTGTRTDWAAAWQRSWDRQQEWYMPDREERFRVMLDMVEALVGPEPRVLDLACGTGSITSRLLRRFPGATSTGVDLDPALLAIAEGTFAGDARVSLVAADLKDPAWTEALPYDTYDAVLTATALHWLHSEPLAALYGQLAGLVRDGGVLMNADHMIDTSTPRINAAERAQRHARMDREKAAGVLDWADWWALAAKDPVLAEPTARRFEIYGEHADGDMPAPRWHADALRAAGFGEARTVWASPSDTLLLAVK
- a CDS encoding amino acid ABC transporter ATP-binding protein; the protein is MTEPMVKAEGVHKSYGAAHILRGIDLEVQNGEVFCLVGPSGSGKSTFLRCINHLERIDGGRLSVDGELVGYRQKGDKLYELKDSEVAVQRRDIGMVFQRFNLFPHMTALANVMEAPIQVKGESKAVARERAERLLDRVGLRDKMGNYPSQLSGGQQQRVAIARALAMEPKLMLFDEPTSALDPELVGDVLDVMRDLAESGMTMIVVTHEMGFAREVGDSLVFMDGGVVVESGNPRDVLTNPQHDRTKAFLSKVL
- a CDS encoding amino acid ABC transporter permease, with the translated sequence MTDKISKEPSDARPAGSGPSGVPYEAIKAIPVRHYGRWVSAVVVVALLGWLIYAFSQGNIIWDTVWDKVFDPSVLDGLGNTVIISVASMALGLVLGILFAVMRLSKNPVTGAVAWLYIWFFRGTPVYVQLLVWFNLSLIFQYINLGPIYKNETVDVMTPFMVALLGLGLNEGAYMAEIVRAGIQSVDEGQTEAAHALGMSQTKTMWRVVLPQAMRVIVPPTGNEFINMLKTSSLVSAVQYTELLRASSNIGNTAGAVMEMLFVASIWYLALTSVFSVGQYYLERRFARGSTRNLPPTPWQRVKKNLATFKRSPEMSA